In one Gemmatimonadaceae bacterium genomic region, the following are encoded:
- a CDS encoding DUF58 domain-containing protein, with protein sequence MLDSTRADLFDPASLAALGRIEIVARWIVDGFMSGLHRSPRKGFSVEFAEYRAYQSGDDPRYVDWKIAARSDRWVVRQYEEETNLRSTIVLDVSKSMDWSGARVAQFRGAAEPGANGRLTKLEYAERLTAALALLLLRQRDAVGLVRFDDRVRSSIPPRARHGQWRRVVAALEEPGIGRASSAPDALHQAARLINRRGMIVLISDLLMDMEDVERAMRGLRAGGHDVTVLHVMDPAERDLPSSGEALFVDPESDLSVPASIADVRTAYKNTVDEVIGEWRSMFGALGIGYEVISTDAPFGVPLRRAFAARQALP encoded by the coding sequence ATGCTAGACTCTACTCGCGCCGACCTGTTCGACCCGGCGAGCCTTGCGGCATTGGGTCGAATCGAGATCGTCGCCCGCTGGATCGTCGACGGCTTCATGTCAGGGCTTCACCGGTCCCCACGGAAGGGATTTTCGGTGGAGTTCGCGGAGTATCGCGCCTATCAGTCTGGCGACGACCCGCGCTACGTCGATTGGAAGATCGCGGCGCGCTCCGACCGGTGGGTCGTGCGGCAATATGAAGAAGAGACCAACCTCCGCTCGACGATCGTGCTGGACGTCAGCAAGTCGATGGACTGGAGCGGCGCGCGCGTCGCCCAATTTCGCGGTGCCGCGGAGCCGGGCGCGAACGGCCGTCTCACCAAGTTGGAGTACGCCGAGCGATTGACCGCGGCGCTGGCGTTGTTGCTGCTGCGCCAGCGCGACGCCGTGGGCCTGGTGCGCTTCGACGACCGCGTACGCTCCTCGATTCCACCCCGCGCCCGCCACGGGCAGTGGCGGCGCGTCGTCGCGGCGCTCGAGGAGCCGGGCATCGGCCGTGCGTCGAGCGCGCCCGACGCGTTGCATCAGGCGGCGCGCCTCATCAACCGGCGCGGAATGATCGTGCTCATCTCCGACTTGCTCATGGACATGGAAGACGTCGAGCGGGCGATGCGCGGCCTGCGCGCCGGTGGGCACGACGTCACGGTGCTGCACGTGATGGATCCCGCGGAGCGCGATCTGCCGTCGAGCGGCGAGGCGCTGTTCGTCGATCCGGAGAGCGACCTGTCGGTGCCCGCGAGCATCGCTGACGTGCGCACGGCATACAAGAATACGGTCGACGAAGTGATCGGCGAGTGGCGCAGCATGTTCGGCGCGCTCGGAATTGGCTACGAGGTGATTTCCACGGATGCACCGTTCGGCGTTCCGCTCCGGCGCGCGTTCGCGGCGCGGCAGGCGTTGCCGTGA
- a CDS encoding VWA domain-containing protein: MSFLAPLYLALAASIAVPLLIHLLRRRMGAKVEFPAARYLARAEREHSRTLRIRNLLLMLLRILALLAIAVAAARPVARWVGSGHAPTAVAILVDNSMSSSVVVNGHPLLDDFKRMAGDVLSSANASDRLWLVTIDGRVRGGTVGVLRDEVGRIEAIAGAGDPAGALARATGVLRGSGLEARQVALVTDGQRSEWAHVTPPSDAQIVVYAPTTAPPPNRAVTLAEARPTRWTPRGAVATRFLSHDSTTYRVTLNGRTFGRGTAAPNEEVTLRAAPTERGWVAGTVELEPDELTADNIRHFAVWIGSAPGVNVSPAAGPFIKNAIDVLRASERVTDGHDINVVPGDEVSTLPALITAPTDPVRIGAANRALERAGIPWRFGTRRLGEAPAHGTGFDAVTVSSRFDLVSQAGAQAETLAVVGRDAWIVAGPRYVIVGSPLTPDATSLPVRATFVPWLGGVLSERLVGDPGQVIDAVPGASLPRPRWADAIQLGDRQPTPLGETLDVPARAGTFFLLRGTTRVGAVVVNPPPDESTLERYTAGDLRARLGGRHASVAQDAATWAAMAFRGAARRSLIQPVLLFALLMLVVEAIAIGARMRYPGFLGRRTA, encoded by the coding sequence ATGAGCTTTCTTGCCCCCCTCTATCTCGCCCTCGCGGCCAGCATTGCCGTCCCGCTCCTCATTCATCTCCTGCGCCGCCGCATGGGGGCGAAGGTGGAGTTTCCAGCCGCGCGCTACCTCGCGCGGGCCGAGCGTGAGCACAGCCGTACGCTGCGCATTAGAAATCTCTTATTGATGCTGCTGCGCATTCTCGCGCTGCTGGCGATCGCCGTCGCCGCCGCGCGGCCCGTCGCTCGCTGGGTGGGCTCCGGCCACGCGCCGACCGCGGTCGCGATCCTCGTCGACAACTCGATGAGCAGCTCCGTGGTCGTGAACGGCCATCCGCTGCTCGACGACTTCAAGCGGATGGCGGGCGACGTGCTCTCGAGCGCGAACGCGTCGGACCGGTTGTGGCTCGTCACGATCGACGGACGCGTGCGCGGCGGCACGGTCGGCGTGCTGCGCGACGAAGTCGGTCGCATCGAAGCGATTGCCGGCGCGGGCGACCCTGCCGGTGCGCTCGCCCGTGCCACCGGTGTGCTGCGCGGCTCGGGGCTCGAGGCGCGGCAGGTCGCCCTCGTCACCGACGGCCAGCGCTCCGAATGGGCGCATGTCACGCCGCCCAGTGACGCGCAGATCGTCGTGTACGCACCGACCACGGCGCCGCCGCCGAATCGGGCGGTGACGCTCGCCGAAGCGCGGCCGACGCGCTGGACGCCGCGCGGCGCCGTCGCGACGCGATTTCTCTCGCACGATTCGACGACGTACCGCGTGACGCTCAACGGCCGCACGTTCGGCCGCGGCACCGCGGCGCCGAACGAAGAGGTGACGCTGCGCGCCGCGCCGACGGAGCGCGGTTGGGTCGCGGGCACCGTCGAGCTCGAGCCTGACGAATTGACGGCCGACAACATTCGTCATTTCGCGGTGTGGATTGGATCGGCGCCGGGGGTGAACGTGTCGCCGGCGGCCGGGCCGTTCATCAAGAACGCCATCGACGTGCTGCGCGCGTCGGAGCGCGTGACCGACGGGCACGATATCAACGTCGTTCCCGGCGACGAAGTCTCGACGCTGCCGGCGCTCATTACCGCGCCGACCGATCCCGTACGCATTGGCGCGGCGAATCGCGCGCTCGAGCGCGCCGGCATTCCGTGGCGCTTCGGCACGCGCCGTTTGGGCGAGGCGCCGGCGCACGGCACGGGCTTCGACGCGGTCACCGTCAGCTCGCGGTTCGATCTCGTCTCGCAAGCCGGCGCGCAGGCGGAAACGCTGGCCGTCGTCGGGCGCGATGCATGGATCGTCGCCGGGCCGCGCTATGTGATCGTGGGCTCTCCACTCACGCCGGATGCAACGTCGCTCCCCGTGCGCGCCACGTTCGTTCCGTGGCTGGGCGGCGTGCTTTCCGAACGCCTCGTCGGCGATCCCGGACAGGTGATCGATGCAGTGCCCGGCGCATCACTGCCGAGGCCTCGGTGGGCCGACGCCATCCAACTCGGCGACCGCCAACCGACGCCGCTTGGCGAAACACTCGATGTTCCCGCGCGCGCCGGGACGTTCTTCCTGCTGCGCGGCACGACGCGCGTGGGTGCGGTCGTCGTGAATCCGCCGCCGGACGAGTCCACGCTCGAGCGATACACCGCCGGCGATCTCCGCGCACGCCTCGGCGGCCGGCATGCGTCGGTCGCGCAGGACGCGGCCACGTGGGCCGCGATGGCCTTTCGCGGCGCGGCGCGGCGCTCGCTCATTCAGCCCGTCCTGCTGTTTGCCCTGCTGATGCTCGTCGTCGAAGCGATCGCCATCGGCGCGCGCATGCGGTATCCGGGGTTCCTTGGGCGGCGAACCGCCTGA